One window of Oreochromis niloticus isolate F11D_XX linkage group LG23, O_niloticus_UMD_NMBU, whole genome shotgun sequence genomic DNA carries:
- the dcun1d4 gene encoding DCN1-like protein 4 isoform X1: protein MHSDAANFQLNSHLTTLASIHKIHHTLHRLNLAEDVGQDSHPSACCSKAMPPRKKRRPSAGDDMSAKKSRQDSVFRKHETSQIREEETFSSKRCLEWFYEYAGCDDVVGPEGMEKFCEDIGVEPENVVMLVLAWKLDAQSMGYFTLQEWLRGMGSLQCDSTERLRNSLDYLRSVLNDSTSFKLIYRYAFDFAREKDQRSLDLNTAKCMLGLLLGKTWPLFPVFNQFLEQSKYKVINKDQWCNVLEFSRTINLDLSNYDEDGAWPVLLDEFVEWYKERQMS from the exons ATGCACTCTGATGCGGCAA ATTTTCAGCTGAATTCCCACTTGACTACACTGGCCAGCATCCATAAGATCCACCACACCTTGCACAGGCTG AACTTGGCAGAAGACGTTGGACAGGACAGCCATCCCTCAG CTTGTTGCTCTAAAGCCATGCCTCCTAGGAAAAAGAGGAGACCCTCTGCTGGAGATGACATGTCAGCCAAGAAAAGTCGCCAGGACAG CGTTTtcagaaaacatgaaacatcCCAAATCCGAGAGGAGGAGACGTTTTCTAGTAAAAGATGCTTGGAGTGGTTCTATGAATATGCAG GCTGTGATGATGTggtgggtccagagggcatggAAAAATTCTGTGAGGACATCGGAGTGGAGCCGGAGAAT GTGGTGATGCTGGTTCTTGCTTGGAAGCTGGATGCCCAGAGTATGGGATATTTCACCCTTCAGGAGTGGCTGAGAGGCATGGGCTCATTGCA GTGTGATTCGACTGAGAGGCTGAGAAACTCACTCGACTACCTGAGATCTGTCCTAAATGACAGCACCAGCTTTAAGCTCATTTATAGATATGCCTTTGATTTTGCTCGG GAAAAGGATCAGAGGAGTTTGGACTTGAACACAGCCAAATGTATGTTGGGGCTTCTTCTGGGAAAGACGTGGCCTTTGTTTCCCGTGTTTAATCAGTTTCTAGAG CAATCAAAGTACAAAGTCATCAACAAAGACCAATGGTGCAATGTTTTAGAGTTCAGCAGGACAATCAACCTGGACCTCAGCAACTATGATGAGGATGGTGCCT GGCCTGTTTTGTTGGACGAGTTTGTGGAATGGTacaaagaaagacagatgtCATAA
- the dcun1d4 gene encoding DCN1-like protein 4 isoform X2, producing the protein MPPRKKRRPSAGDDMSAKKSRQDSVFRKHETSQIREEETFSSKRCLEWFYEYAGCDDVVGPEGMEKFCEDIGVEPENVVMLVLAWKLDAQSMGYFTLQEWLRGMGSLQCDSTERLRNSLDYLRSVLNDSTSFKLIYRYAFDFAREKDQRSLDLNTAKCMLGLLLGKTWPLFPVFNQFLEQSKYKVINKDQWCNVLEFSRTINLDLSNYDEDGAWPVLLDEFVEWYKERQMS; encoded by the exons ATGCCTCCTAGGAAAAAGAGGAGACCCTCTGCTGGAGATGACATGTCAGCCAAGAAAAGTCGCCAGGACAG CGTTTtcagaaaacatgaaacatcCCAAATCCGAGAGGAGGAGACGTTTTCTAGTAAAAGATGCTTGGAGTGGTTCTATGAATATGCAG GCTGTGATGATGTggtgggtccagagggcatggAAAAATTCTGTGAGGACATCGGAGTGGAGCCGGAGAAT GTGGTGATGCTGGTTCTTGCTTGGAAGCTGGATGCCCAGAGTATGGGATATTTCACCCTTCAGGAGTGGCTGAGAGGCATGGGCTCATTGCA GTGTGATTCGACTGAGAGGCTGAGAAACTCACTCGACTACCTGAGATCTGTCCTAAATGACAGCACCAGCTTTAAGCTCATTTATAGATATGCCTTTGATTTTGCTCGG GAAAAGGATCAGAGGAGTTTGGACTTGAACACAGCCAAATGTATGTTGGGGCTTCTTCTGGGAAAGACGTGGCCTTTGTTTCCCGTGTTTAATCAGTTTCTAGAG CAATCAAAGTACAAAGTCATCAACAAAGACCAATGGTGCAATGTTTTAGAGTTCAGCAGGACAATCAACCTGGACCTCAGCAACTATGATGAGGATGGTGCCT GGCCTGTTTTGTTGGACGAGTTTGTGGAATGGTacaaagaaagacagatgtCATAA